The Campylobacter sp. CNRCH_2014_0184h genome includes a window with the following:
- a CDS encoding shikimate kinase, translating into MSKKDNLLFVGFMGCGKTTIARAYAKKYNKIFLDTDSLIKEKFNLKIDEIFKTYGEKKFRKEEKKLVSFLTCVQDCSIASGGGFIEQKKLKDIGTIIYLKASFDYLLQRLSKEELATRPLLININNAKILFNQRAKKYEKKADIIINIENKSIKELIKEIKKEVK; encoded by the coding sequence ATGAGCAAGAAGGATAATCTCCTTTTTGTAGGCTTTATGGGTTGTGGTAAAACAACCATAGCAAGAGCTTATGCTAAAAAATACAATAAAATATTTTTAGATACGGATAGCTTAATCAAAGAAAAATTTAATCTTAAAATTGATGAAATTTTTAAAACATATGGTGAAAAAAAATTCCGTAAAGAAGAGAAAAAACTTGTTTCTTTTTTAACTTGTGTGCAAGATTGTTCTATTGCAAGTGGTGGTGGTTTCATAGAACAAAAAAAACTAAAAGACATTGGGACAATTATATATTTAAAAGCAAGCTTTGATTATCTTTTGCAAAGATTAAGCAAGGAAGAATTAGCCACTAGGCCTTTACTTATAAATATAAATAATGCCAAAATTCTTTTTAATCAAAGGGCAAAAAAATATGAAAAAAAAGCAGATATTATAATTAACATTGAAAACAAAAGTATTAAAGAACTTATCAAAGAGATTAAAAAAGAGGTAAAATGA